Below is a window of Canis lupus dingo isolate Sandy chromosome 30, ASM325472v2, whole genome shotgun sequence DNA.
GGCGGCTGCAGCTCAGGGCAGTTGAGCGTGACCATCATGGTGGTGAATTTCTTGGGCTTGCAGAAGGAGCAGGACTGAAAGGAGCCTTCCTCCTTCCGGATGTGCCTGGGGATGTAGAAGGAGTTGCACTGGCCATAGCAGAAGCGGTTGATGATGGTGCGGCTGTTGCAGCCTTCCTCGTGGATGGTCTGCTTGAGCGGCTGGGTTTTGCACCAGTCTCGCTTCAGGTACTTGCGCTCGGTCACATGCAGGGCCTCCTGGCTGGACTCCAGCACCTCCTCGCCAGGCATAGCCGTGCCGCGCCCCTGGCCGCGCCCCCGGTTCCTGGAGCC
It encodes the following:
- the GREM1 gene encoding gremlin-1, which encodes MSRTAYTVGALLLLLGTLLPTAEGKKKGSQGAIPPPDKAQHNDSEQTQSPQQPGSRNRGRGQGRGTAMPGEEVLESSQEALHVTERKYLKRDWCKTQPLKQTIHEEGCNSRTIINRFCYGQCNSFYIPRHIRKEEGSFQSCSFCKPKKFTTMMVTLNCPELQPPTKKKRVTRVKQCRCISIDLD